The following coding sequences lie in one Anticarsia gemmatalis isolate Benzon Research Colony breed Stoneville strain chromosome 16, ilAntGemm2 primary, whole genome shotgun sequence genomic window:
- the Tfb5 gene encoding transcription factor B5, giving the protein MVNVMKGVLVECDPAMKQFLLHLDETLALGRKFILQDLDETHLFISADIVETLQARVDDLMDQLSIPVHDKGL; this is encoded by the exons ATGGTGAATGTTATGAAAGGTGTTCTTGTGGAATG TGATCCGGCGATGAAACAGTTTCTACTGCACTTAGACGAGACTCTCGCACTTGGCAGAAAGTTTATACTTCAAGACCTGGATGAAACACATCTATTCATATCTGCAGATATAGTGGAGACATTACAAGCCCGTGTGGATGATTTGATGGACCAACTGAGTATACCCGTACATGACAAAGGACTGTAA
- the LOC142979210 gene encoding zinc finger HIT domain-containing protein 1 yields MTSRESGRVKDVERRKVLDDAARKRRARKAVEALEQDNFHEDPHADLVMSKKVPKFADSNEKPTRKKKAKSAEYYKMRFRKTFAQLVEEDASFRPDPPNYLSAQVPPSKFPDRHFCAVCGFPSNYTCIPCGARYCCVRCLGTHLDTRCLKWTA; encoded by the exons ATGACTTCGAGAGAATCCGGTAGAGTTAAGGATGTGGAGAGAAGGAAGGTGCTCGATGATGCGGCAAGAAAGCGAAGAGCTAGAAAGGCTGTCGAGGCTCTTGAACAAGACAATTTCCATGAAGACCCACATGCTGACCTGGTTATGTCGAAGAAGGTGCCGAAATTCGCCGATTCCAATGAAAAGCCGACTAGAAAGAAAAAGGCTAAGAGTGCAGAGTATTATAAGATGCGATTTCGGAAAACTTTTGCACAGTTAGTTGAGGAGGACGCCAGTTTTAGACCGGATCCGCCCAATTATTTGTCTGCACAAGTCCCACCTTCTAA aTTTCCCGATCGACATTTCTGTGCTGTATGTGGTTTTCCATCGAATTACACTTGCATACCTTGTGGCGCCCGCTACTGCTGCGTGCGATGCTTAGGAACACACTTAGATACAAGATGCCTCAAATGGACTGCTTGA
- the LOC142979214 gene encoding meiotic nuclear division protein 1 homolog, which produces MSKKRGLSADEKKVRMLEIFHQSKDFFQLKELEKIAPKEKGITMQSVKEVVQSLVDDHLVDSEKIGTSIYFWSFPSKAKNAKKRKFNELQNDFEECCKKLRKVEDSIATESVSRVQSEERTQLLSMLSDLEKKEEKLKKELQKYRDSDPEYIAQLKAECQGLKTAINRWTENIYILKSYIKNTFQMDNATIDQNFNIPTDLDYIEM; this is translated from the exons ATGTCGAAAAAACGAGGTTTGAGTGCTGATGAAAAGAAAGTTAGGATGCTGGAGATATTTCATCAGAGTAAAGACTTCTTTCAGCTGAAG gAACTGGAAAAAATTGCTCCAAAAGAGAAGGGTATCACTATGCAATCAGTAAAAGAGGTTGTACAAAGCTTGGTAGATGATCATCTAGTGGACTCTGAGAAAATTGGCACTTCTATTTATTTCTGGTCTTTTCCCAG TAAAGcaaaaaatgcaaagaaaagaaaattcaatGAACTGCAAAATGATTTTGAAGAATGCTGTAAGAAGTTGAGAAAGGTGGAAGATTCAATTGCAACGGAATCT GTGAGCAGAGTACAATCAGAAGAGAGAACTCAACTGCTGTCTATGTTAAGTGATCTTGAAAAAAAAGAGGAGAAACTTAAGAAAGAATTGCAGAAGTACAGAGATTCAGATCCCGAATATATTGCTCAATTGAAAGCTGAATGTCAG ggttTAAAAACAGCAATAAACAGGTGGACTGAAAACATCTACATATTGAAATCGTATATCAAGAACACATTTCAAATGGACAACGCTACCATAGACCAGAATTTTAATATTCCGACCGATTTGGATTACATAGAAATGTAA